In the genome of Magnolia sinica isolate HGM2019 chromosome 2, MsV1, whole genome shotgun sequence, one region contains:
- the LOC131237142 gene encoding heavy metal-associated isoprenylated plant protein 26-like has translation MGALDYVSDLFSFPRSNSSIKKLKKRKQLQTVEIKVRMDCEGCERKVKKAVEGMKGLTHVDVDRKQQKLTVVGYVDANKVLRRVRWRTGKMAEIWPYVPYSVVYHPYAPGAYDKKAPPGYVRNVVDPWSSLARASSTEERFSTAFSDDNPNACAII, from the exons ATGGGAGCTCTGGATTACGTTTCCGATCTATTCTCATTCCCACGCAGCAACAGCAGCATCAAGAAGCTCAAGAAGCGCAAGCAGTTGCAG ACGGTGGAGATTAAAGTGAGGATGGACTGTGAAGGCTGCGAGAGGAAGGTGAAGAAAGCCGTGGAAGGCATGAAAG GTCTGACCCACGTGGACGTAGACAGGAAGCAGCAAAAGCTGACGGTGGTGGGATACGTGGACGCCAATAAGGTGTTGAGGAGGGTGAGGTGGCGGACTGGGAAGATGGCTGAGATCTGGCCGTACGTACCATACAGCGTCGTGTACCATCCGTACGCACCCGGCGCGTACGATAAGAAGGCCCCGCCGGGCTACGTGCGGAATGTGGTGGACCCCTGGTCCTCTCTGGCACGAGCCAGCTCGACCGAGGAGAGGTTCTCCACTGCTTTCAGCGACGACAACCCCAATGCTTGCGCCATCATATAA